A window of Bacteroidia bacterium genomic DNA:
CCAGAATTTAAGTCTTTTAAGAGCTTCTGTTCTTTTAACTCCTCTTAACATTGCTAAATATAAAGCCTGCTCGCCTACTTTCATTTTTTTGTATAATCCACGCTCTTCGGGCAGATAACCAAATTCAACAATATTTGATGGATTTAAAGGCAGTCCTTTAAAAAAAAGCTCACCATCATCAGGTGCAGTAATCTGATTCATAATACGAATCAATGAAGTTTTTCCTGCTCCGTTTGGTCCTAAAATACCAAAAACAGAACCTTCTCTAATAGAAACGCTCACATTATCA
This region includes:
- a CDS encoding ATP-binding cassette domain-containing protein; protein product: MNIFEAKGIVKQYSGHKALDNVSVSIREGSVFGILGPNGAGKTSLIRIMNQITAPDDGELFFKGLPLNPSNIVEFGYLPEERGLYKKMKVGEQALYLAMLRGVKRTEALKRLKFWFEKFEIQSWWGKKVEELSKGMQQKVQFIISVLHEPKFLIFDEPFSGFDPINVNLLKQEILRMKDEGATIIL